One genomic window of Maribacter aquivivus includes the following:
- a CDS encoding amidohydrolase family protein, whose translation MTTPIYAQSLEGDGPHSQLIIRGVMLINGNGAPPQGPIDIVVENNIIKEVKVVGYPGVAIDDAKRPQLKAGGKELDCTGMYLMPGFIDMHTHIGGDAQGADPDYVFKLWMAHGVTTVREVAGRGIDIALDLKRKSEKNEIIAPRIISYTAFGQTSQSFNPLNDIPISTAEQAREWVRANAKKGADGIKFFGAEPAIMAAALDENKKLGLGSACHHAQMSVARWNVLHSARAGLTSMEHWYGLPEALFDDRTVQDFPLDYNYQNEQDRFENAGKLWEQAAEPYSEHWNNVMNELLALDFTMDPTFNIYEASRDLQRARRAEWHEDYTLPSLWEFYQPSKVSHGSYWHDWGTEQEVAWRNNYKLWMTFINEYKNRGGRVTTGSDSGFIFQLYGFAYIRELELMREAGFHPLEIIQSATLNGAEALGLDDKLGSVTIGKLADFVIVEENPLQNFKVLYGTGAIKLTDDNEVVRVGGVKYTVKDGIVYDSKALLADVKRQVDEAKAKSNYTIKQPGIKN comes from the coding sequence ATGACAACACCCATATACGCACAATCATTAGAAGGCGATGGTCCACATTCTCAATTGATAATTAGAGGTGTAATGCTCATTAACGGTAATGGAGCGCCACCACAAGGACCGATAGACATTGTAGTAGAGAACAATATCATTAAAGAAGTAAAAGTTGTTGGTTACCCTGGTGTAGCTATTGATGACGCTAAAAGACCACAACTAAAAGCAGGTGGTAAAGAATTAGATTGTACAGGAATGTATCTTATGCCAGGCTTTATAGATATGCACACCCATATTGGCGGCGACGCCCAAGGTGCAGACCCAGATTATGTATTTAAACTTTGGATGGCCCATGGTGTAACTACCGTACGTGAAGTAGCAGGAAGAGGTATTGATATTGCTTTAGATTTAAAACGCAAAAGTGAGAAAAATGAAATCATAGCTCCGCGTATTATCTCATATACTGCTTTCGGGCAAACAAGCCAATCATTCAATCCGTTAAACGATATTCCTATTTCTACTGCAGAACAGGCAAGAGAATGGGTACGCGCTAATGCTAAAAAAGGAGCTGATGGTATAAAGTTCTTCGGAGCTGAGCCTGCAATTATGGCGGCAGCACTTGATGAAAATAAAAAATTAGGATTAGGATCAGCATGCCACCATGCACAAATGAGTGTTGCAAGATGGAATGTACTACATTCTGCCAGAGCAGGTCTAACCTCAATGGAGCATTGGTACGGTTTACCTGAAGCTCTGTTCGATGACAGAACCGTACAAGATTTTCCGTTAGACTATAACTATCAAAACGAACAAGATCGCTTTGAAAATGCAGGAAAATTATGGGAGCAAGCTGCAGAACCTTATTCTGAGCATTGGAATAATGTAATGAATGAATTATTGGCCCTGGATTTCACCATGGATCCAACTTTCAATATTTATGAAGCTAGTAGAGATTTACAGCGCGCTAGAAGAGCAGAATGGCATGAAGATTATACATTGCCTTCTTTATGGGAATTCTATCAGCCCAGTAAGGTATCTCATGGTTCTTATTGGCATGATTGGGGTACAGAGCAAGAAGTTGCTTGGAGAAACAATTATAAACTGTGGATGACCTTTATCAATGAATATAAAAACAGAGGTGGTAGAGTAACAACGGGATCAGATTCTGGATTCATTTTCCAACTATACGGTTTTGCGTATATACGAGAATTGGAACTTATGCGTGAAGCAGGTTTTCATCCTTTAGAAATTATACAATCGGCAACATTAAATGGAGCTGAAGCATTAGGTCTGGATGACAAATTAGGTTCTGTGACAATCGGCAAATTGGCAGACTTTGTCATTGTTGAGGAAAATCCGCTTCAAAACTTCAAAGTACTATATGGCACTGGAGCTATAAAACTGACCGATGATAATGAGGTGGTTCGTGTGGGTGGCGTAAAATATACCGTCAAAGATGGAATCGTTTATGATTCTAAGGCATTATTGGCAGATGTAAAAAGACAAGTAGATGAGGCTAAAGCTAAAAGTAACTATACTATTAAGCAGCCTGGTATAAAGAACTAA
- a CDS encoding M14 metallopeptidase family protein produces the protein MIKKLLLLVFLYGSTISAQDYFYQKFQPFNSEIPSPEAFLGYGIGEHHTRHDLIVAYLEKLAEVSDRASIAEYGRTHEGRKLVMLTITAPENLSNLDQLKEEHLAFTDPKKSVSNYGDVPIFINLAYNVHGNEPSSSEAALLTAYTFAASENPEILNYLKNAVIFIDPTINPDGRDRHTQWANTYQGSPEVADPQDVEHNEYWPMGRTNHYWFDLNRDWLLAINPESRGKLNWYHQWYPNVVTDFHEMGTQSTYFFEPMKTNASYDPIMPKENYEDLNTLFGNAFSKSLDSIGSLYFTKEVFDGTYPGYGSSYPDLQGGLGLLFEQASSRGHRQTTAFGEITFAFTIRNQYVSGITTVKTAVNNKEYMRKYQQKFFKSALTNAAKSKVKGYTFGDVHDKNRTKAFIDKLLLHKIDVYRSGDSFTVPTQQPQYRMVQTMFETYEKYRDSVYYDASAWSVANFYNMKYKSVNTLNLGDKITETKNLISISPVQKSDYAYVMDWDDYNAPAALVYLQKKGIVASSAAKLFSIKTKTDTKKFNYGAVLVPVSLQKEDAAAVYKSIEEAQEKFEVPIYAVDSGLSLEGVDLGSGNISPIKKTRAVMLIGDGVSSYEAGEVWHLLDTRVHMPITKIPMRNFNKISLDKYNTMVMVSGKYNLTEKQMSKIKDWTSKGNTLITIGSASKWVIEKKLVKEKLTKTEKDSTELAVRKPYVDARENIGKESLGGVILNVDLDITHPLAYGYRDSSIPVYKNNSVWLSPSKNSYATVAKYSKKPHIDGFITEKNMQEKILNSASLIVSKLGSGRVVLFADNPNFRGSWYGTNRLFLNALFLGDKIKVPSED, from the coding sequence ATGATCAAAAAATTACTACTATTGGTATTCCTTTATGGGAGTACCATTTCGGCACAAGATTATTTCTACCAAAAATTCCAACCTTTCAATTCTGAAATACCATCTCCTGAAGCATTTTTAGGTTACGGTATAGGTGAACACCATACAAGACACGATCTTATTGTGGCTTATCTTGAAAAACTAGCTGAAGTCTCAGACAGGGCATCAATAGCAGAGTATGGCAGAACACATGAGGGACGTAAATTAGTTATGCTAACCATTACCGCTCCAGAAAATCTAAGCAACCTAGATCAACTAAAAGAGGAACATTTAGCTTTTACAGACCCTAAAAAATCAGTTTCCAATTATGGCGACGTTCCAATCTTCATTAATCTAGCATACAATGTACATGGTAATGAACCTTCAAGTTCAGAAGCGGCATTACTTACAGCTTATACATTTGCTGCTTCAGAAAATCCTGAGATATTAAACTACTTAAAGAATGCTGTTATCTTTATTGACCCAACCATTAATCCTGATGGTCGGGACAGGCACACACAATGGGCAAACACATACCAAGGAAGTCCTGAAGTAGCAGACCCACAAGATGTTGAACATAATGAGTATTGGCCAATGGGAAGAACAAACCACTATTGGTTTGATCTTAACAGAGATTGGTTACTAGCAATAAATCCAGAAAGTAGAGGTAAGTTAAATTGGTACCACCAGTGGTACCCAAATGTTGTTACAGATTTTCATGAAATGGGTACGCAAAGTACCTATTTCTTTGAACCAATGAAAACAAATGCCTCATATGACCCTATAATGCCTAAAGAGAATTATGAAGATTTAAACACTCTTTTTGGTAATGCATTTTCTAAAAGTTTAGATAGCATAGGATCTCTTTACTTCACCAAAGAAGTTTTTGATGGCACCTACCCTGGTTATGGATCCTCATACCCTGACCTACAAGGTGGTCTTGGTTTATTATTTGAGCAAGCAAGTTCTAGGGGTCATAGACAAACTACAGCATTTGGAGAAATAACGTTCGCTTTTACTATTAGAAACCAATACGTTTCTGGAATAACAACGGTAAAAACAGCAGTTAACAACAAAGAATACATGCGTAAGTATCAGCAAAAATTCTTTAAAAGTGCCTTAACCAACGCTGCTAAAAGTAAAGTTAAGGGCTATACTTTTGGTGATGTCCATGACAAAAACAGAACAAAAGCATTTATAGATAAGTTATTGCTACATAAAATAGACGTTTATCGTTCTGGAGATTCATTTACGGTACCTACACAGCAGCCGCAGTACAGAATGGTACAAACCATGTTTGAAACGTATGAGAAGTACAGAGATAGTGTTTATTATGATGCCTCTGCATGGTCGGTTGCTAACTTCTATAATATGAAATACAAGTCGGTAAACACACTTAACCTTGGCGATAAAATTACTGAAACAAAAAACTTGATTTCTATAAGTCCTGTTCAAAAATCTGACTATGCGTATGTAATGGACTGGGATGATTACAATGCACCTGCCGCACTTGTCTATTTACAGAAAAAAGGTATTGTAGCTTCTTCTGCAGCTAAGCTATTTAGCATAAAAACTAAAACCGATACTAAAAAGTTTAATTATGGTGCTGTCTTAGTTCCTGTTAGTCTACAAAAAGAAGATGCAGCTGCAGTGTACAAAAGTATTGAGGAAGCACAAGAAAAATTCGAAGTGCCTATTTACGCAGTAGATTCTGGTCTTAGTTTAGAAGGTGTAGATTTAGGAAGCGGCAATATTTCGCCAATTAAAAAAACAAGGGCTGTAATGTTGATTGGAGATGGCGTAAGTTCTTATGAAGCAGGGGAAGTTTGGCATTTGCTAGATACTCGTGTTCACATGCCTATTACTAAAATACCAATGCGCAATTTCAACAAGATAAGTTTAGACAAGTACAATACCATGGTTATGGTTTCTGGAAAATATAACCTTACTGAGAAACAAATGTCCAAAATTAAAGATTGGACCAGTAAGGGAAATACCCTTATAACTATTGGCTCAGCTAGTAAATGGGTAATTGAGAAAAAATTAGTAAAAGAAAAACTTACCAAAACGGAAAAAGATTCAACTGAACTCGCTGTAAGAAAACCATATGTAGATGCCCGTGAAAATATTGGCAAAGAAAGTCTTGGCGGGGTCATTTTAAACGTTGATTTAGATATTACCCACCCATTAGCTTATGGGTATAGAGATAGCAGCATTCCTGTTTATAAAAACAACTCGGTTTGGCTATCCCCTAGTAAAAACTCGTATGCTACAGTTGCTAAATATTCTAAAAAACCACATATAGATGGGTTTATTACTGAGAAGAATATGCAAGAAAAAATATTAAACTCAGCATCTCTTATTGTTAGTAAATTAGGCAGTGGTAGAGTAGTTCTTTTTGCAGACAATCCCAATTTTAGAGGATCATGGTATGGTACCAATAGATTGTTTTTAAATGCACTTTTTCTTGGAGACAAGATAAAAGTACCTTCTGAAGATTAA
- a CDS encoding sensor histidine kinase, translating to MPGFTIDKERLQDKTKLFLRVNYATSIISILFGALCYFILNITQVIPFLLVGFAILNIINILYFKVHKNIVPTFNFSSIIGLITAVVVTVYSGGINSPFIFMIPLIAFGGFINSTRYGRVYFNIIIVLILLVFTQSIPELRITENLVPEESSSIFSLVSILFAVFILGNTLGKTLLKTYNSMYSSKKELSNQVHEKQNLLKEVHHRVKNNLQTVSSLLSLQSRNIEAGPMKGLLKSTQNRVIAMAMVHEMLYMRNDISHIEYKSYVQELSEYLIRSIKGNDNNVDLIIDIPDIKLGIDTAIPLGLLINETLTNALKYGIESDKEGAISIKLQKDAAQENCYILEIGDNGIGFPETINYKNTKSLGLKLIHNLTRQLRGTIQRDEAKKGTNYIIQFQEIKQQLSPTA from the coding sequence ATGCCCGGATTTACCATTGACAAGGAACGTCTTCAGGATAAAACCAAACTTTTTTTAAGGGTAAATTATGCCACTAGCATTATCTCCATCCTTTTTGGAGCTTTATGTTATTTCATTTTGAACATAACCCAAGTAATACCTTTTTTACTTGTTGGCTTTGCAATATTGAATATTATAAACATTTTATATTTCAAAGTTCATAAAAACATAGTACCTACTTTTAATTTTTCATCTATTATAGGTTTAATTACCGCTGTAGTAGTAACCGTTTATAGTGGCGGAATTAATAGCCCGTTTATATTCATGATTCCGTTAATCGCATTTGGCGGATTCATAAATAGTACTAGGTACGGTAGGGTGTATTTTAATATCATAATTGTACTGATTCTTCTAGTTTTTACACAGTCCATACCTGAATTACGTATTACAGAAAATTTAGTTCCAGAAGAATCAAGCTCAATATTTAGTCTTGTATCTATACTTTTTGCTGTATTTATTTTAGGAAACACCTTAGGCAAAACTCTTCTAAAAACGTATAATTCCATGTATAGTTCAAAAAAGGAATTGTCAAATCAAGTACATGAAAAACAGAATCTATTAAAAGAAGTACACCATAGAGTTAAGAACAATTTACAGACCGTTTCTAGTTTATTAAGCCTACAATCTAGAAATATTGAAGCAGGACCAATGAAAGGGCTTTTAAAGAGTACTCAGAATAGAGTAATTGCCATGGCTATGGTACATGAAATGCTATATATGCGTAATGACATAAGCCACATTGAATACAAATCTTACGTACAAGAATTAAGCGAATATTTAATTCGCTCGATAAAAGGAAATGATAATAATGTAGATTTAATAATTGATATTCCTGATATAAAATTAGGTATTGACACCGCAATCCCATTAGGTCTCTTAATTAATGAAACGTTGACTAATGCCTTAAAATATGGTATTGAAAGCGATAAAGAAGGGGCTATCAGTATTAAGCTACAGAAAGATGCTGCTCAAGAAAATTGTTATATTCTAGAGATTGGTGATAATGGCATTGGCTTTCCAGAAACCATTAATTATAAAAACACTAAATCTTTAGGTTTAAAATTAATACACAATCTTACGCGACAATTAAGAGGAACTATACAACGTGATGAAGCCAAGAAAGGGACTAACTACATTATACAGTTTCAAGAAATAAAGCAACAATTATCTCCAACAGCGTAA
- the secA gene encoding preprotein translocase subunit SecA — translation MSFINSILKAFVGDKSQKDVKELQPLVDQIKSFESKLESLSHDELRQKTIEFKKAIQESIKEKTDQISALEEEVKNSTDIDKNEELYTEIDRLKEESYTISEETLNKILPEAFAVVKETAKRFANNETLEVTASEYDRTLSGSKEYVTLEGSNAIWKNSWDAAGKEVTWDMVHYDVQLIGGIAMHQGKIAEMQTGEGKTLVATLPLYLNALSGNGAHLVTVNDYLAKRDSAWMAPIFQFHGLSVDCIDYHRPNSDGRRAAYNADITYGTNNEFGFDYLRDNMAHTPKDLVQRPHNYAMVDEVDSVLVDDARTPLIISGPVPEGDRHEFNELKPKVDEIVRKQRQHLTGVLAEAKKLIAEGDTKEGGFLLLRVYRGLPKNKALIKFLSEEGVKQLLQKTENYYMQDNNREMPVVDEDLLFVIDEKNNQIELTDKGVNYISGENDKDFFVMPDIGGEIAKIENQNLEIEKEAELKEELFKDFTIKSERIHTMSQLLKAYTLFEKDTEYVVMENKVMIVDEQTGRIMDGRRYSDGLHQAIEAKENVKIEALTQTFATVTLQNYFRMYSKLAGMTGTAVTEAGEFWEIYKLDVMEIPTNRPIAREDKNDLIYKTKREKYNAIIEEVTKISQSGRPVLIGTTSVEISELLSKLLSVRKVPHNVLNAKLHKKEADVVAEAGNAGIVTIATNMAGRGTDIKLSDAVKKAGGLAIIGTERHDSRRVDRQLRGRSGRQGDPGSSQFYVSLEDNLMRLFGSDRVAKMMDKMGLEDGEVIQHSMMTKSIERAQKKVEENNFGVRKRLLEYDDVMNAQREVVYKRRRHALQGERLKLDIANMVYDTCEVIVESNKAASDFKNLEFELIKYFSITSPVDEAEFGKMTAQEITGKIYKAAYTYYNDKMERNAAAAFPVIKKVHEDNANNFERIVVPFTDGIKSLNVVTNLQEAYDSNGKQLVTDFEKNISLAIIDDSWKTHLRKMDELKQSVQLAVHEQKDPLLIYKFEAFELFKSMIEQVNKDVVSFLFKGELPSENPNAIQEERNVQPKENLQTSKEEIPNSDELAARSRAVSQNQAERPSVTETITREQPKIGRNERVTIKNVMSGESKTVKFKQAEPLLQNGSWVLTQD, via the coding sequence ATGAGTTTCATTAATTCCATCCTAAAGGCATTCGTTGGTGATAAATCACAAAAAGATGTAAAGGAATTACAGCCTTTAGTAGACCAAATAAAGTCATTTGAATCGAAGTTAGAATCCCTTAGTCATGATGAACTTAGGCAGAAAACAATAGAGTTCAAGAAGGCTATTCAAGAATCTATTAAAGAGAAAACAGATCAAATTAGTGCTTTAGAAGAAGAGGTTAAAAACTCTACTGATATTGACAAAAACGAGGAACTTTACACAGAAATAGATAGATTAAAAGAAGAATCTTATACCATTTCTGAAGAGACCTTAAATAAAATACTTCCTGAAGCTTTTGCTGTTGTGAAGGAAACTGCCAAGCGTTTTGCAAATAATGAAACTTTAGAAGTGACAGCTTCTGAATATGACAGAACTTTGTCAGGTTCAAAAGAATATGTCACTCTTGAAGGCAGCAATGCTATTTGGAAAAATTCTTGGGATGCCGCAGGTAAAGAAGTTACTTGGGATATGGTACATTATGATGTACAACTTATTGGTGGTATTGCCATGCACCAAGGTAAAATTGCAGAGATGCAAACTGGTGAAGGTAAAACCCTTGTTGCTACCCTTCCGTTATATTTAAATGCTTTAAGTGGTAATGGTGCTCATTTAGTAACCGTTAATGATTACTTAGCAAAAAGAGATAGTGCTTGGATGGCACCTATTTTTCAATTTCATGGACTATCTGTAGATTGTATAGATTACCACAGACCAAATTCTGATGGCAGACGTGCAGCGTACAATGCAGATATTACTTATGGTACTAATAATGAGTTCGGATTTGATTACCTGAGAGATAATATGGCGCATACACCAAAAGATTTGGTACAACGCCCACATAATTATGCAATGGTAGATGAGGTAGATTCAGTTTTGGTCGATGATGCTCGTACACCATTAATTATTTCTGGTCCGGTACCAGAAGGTGATCGTCATGAATTTAATGAACTAAAACCAAAGGTTGATGAAATTGTAAGAAAGCAACGTCAGCATTTAACGGGTGTATTAGCAGAAGCTAAAAAATTAATAGCAGAAGGCGATACTAAAGAAGGTGGTTTTCTTTTGCTACGCGTATATCGTGGGTTACCTAAAAATAAAGCCTTAATAAAATTCTTAAGTGAAGAGGGAGTAAAACAATTGCTTCAAAAAACTGAGAATTATTACATGCAAGACAACAATAGGGAAATGCCAGTTGTTGATGAAGATTTGTTGTTTGTAATCGATGAAAAGAACAATCAAATAGAATTGACCGATAAAGGGGTTAATTATATTTCTGGAGAAAACGATAAAGATTTCTTCGTAATGCCAGATATTGGTGGAGAAATTGCCAAGATTGAAAATCAAAATCTTGAAATTGAAAAAGAAGCTGAACTTAAAGAAGAGCTTTTTAAAGATTTTACTATTAAAAGTGAACGTATACATACCATGAGCCAATTATTAAAGGCTTACACCCTATTCGAAAAGGATACGGAATATGTGGTAATGGAAAATAAGGTAATGATTGTTGATGAGCAGACCGGTCGTATTATGGACGGTCGTAGATACTCTGACGGTTTACACCAAGCAATTGAAGCAAAAGAGAATGTAAAGATCGAAGCATTAACTCAAACTTTTGCAACGGTTACATTACAGAACTACTTTAGAATGTACAGCAAACTTGCTGGTATGACAGGTACTGCTGTAACTGAAGCTGGCGAATTCTGGGAAATCTACAAGTTAGATGTAATGGAAATCCCAACTAACAGACCTATTGCTAGAGAAGATAAAAATGATCTTATCTACAAAACTAAAAGAGAAAAATACAATGCCATTATTGAGGAAGTAACCAAAATAAGTCAATCAGGCAGACCTGTATTGATCGGTACAACCTCTGTTGAAATCTCAGAATTGCTTTCTAAATTATTAAGTGTTCGTAAAGTACCTCATAATGTATTGAATGCGAAACTTCATAAGAAAGAAGCAGATGTAGTTGCTGAAGCTGGTAATGCAGGTATTGTAACTATTGCAACCAACATGGCTGGTCGTGGTACCGATATTAAGTTGTCTGATGCAGTTAAGAAAGCAGGCGGACTAGCAATCATAGGTACAGAAAGGCATGATTCTCGTCGTGTAGATAGACAGTTAAGAGGTCGTTCTGGACGTCAAGGTGATCCAGGAAGCTCTCAATTCTACGTTTCGTTAGAAGATAACCTAATGCGTTTATTCGGTTCTGACAGGGTTGCTAAGATGATGGATAAAATGGGCTTGGAAGATGGCGAGGTTATTCAGCATAGCATGATGACCAAATCTATTGAGCGTGCTCAGAAAAAAGTAGAAGAGAACAACTTTGGTGTACGTAAGCGTCTTTTAGAATATGATGATGTTATGAACGCGCAACGTGAAGTTGTATACAAAAGAAGACGTCATGCTTTACAAGGCGAGCGTTTAAAGCTAGATATTGCCAATATGGTCTATGACACCTGTGAGGTAATCGTAGAAAGCAATAAAGCTGCAAGTGATTTTAAGAATTTAGAATTTGAATTGATCAAATACTTTTCTATTACATCGCCTGTAGATGAAGCTGAATTTGGTAAAATGACCGCTCAAGAAATTACCGGAAAAATTTATAAGGCAGCTTACACGTATTATAATGATAAGATGGAACGTAATGCAGCAGCAGCTTTCCCTGTAATCAAAAAGGTACATGAAGATAATGCCAATAACTTTGAGCGTATTGTAGTTCCTTTTACTGACGGCATTAAAAGCTTGAATGTAGTAACGAATCTTCAAGAAGCATATGATAGTAACGGTAAACAATTGGTTACTGACTTTGAGAAAAATATCTCATTGGCTATTATAGATGATTCGTGGAAAACACATCTTCGTAAAATGGATGAGTTAAAGCAATCGGTACAATTAGCGGTTCACGAGCAAAAAGATCCTTTATTAATTTATAAGTTCGAAGCATTTGAACTTTTTAAATCGATGATCGAACAAGTAAATAAAGATGTTGTGTCTTTCTTATTCAAAGGAGAATTACCTTCTGAAAACCCTAATGCGATTCAAGAGGAAAGAAACGTTCAACCTAAAGAAAACTTACAGACGTCAAAAGAGGAAATTCCTAATAGTGATGAGTTAGCTGCACGCAGTAGAGCAGTAAGTCAAAATCAGGCTGAACGTCCTTCAGTTACTGAAACCATTACTAGAGAACAACCAAAAATTGGAAGAAACGAGCGCGTAACGATTAAAAATGTTATGAGCGGTGAAAGTAAAACGGTAAAGTTCAAACAAGCTGAACCACTTTTACAAAACGGTTCATGGGTGTTAACTCAAGATTAA
- a CDS encoding DUF2795 domain-containing protein: MYWTLELASYLSDAPWPASKDELIDYSIRTGAPLEVVENLQSMEEEGGEIYESIEEIWPDYPTEEDYLWNEDEY; the protein is encoded by the coding sequence ATGTATTGGACATTAGAATTAGCATCTTATTTAAGTGATGCACCTTGGCCGGCAAGTAAAGATGAGTTAATAGATTACTCCATCAGAACTGGAGCCCCTCTTGAAGTCGTAGAAAATTTACAATCTATGGAAGAAGAAGGTGGCGAAATATATGAATCTATCGAAGAGATCTGGCCTGACTATCCAACGGAAGAAGACTACCTCTGGAACGAGGACGAATATTAA
- a CDS encoding cob(I)yrinic acid a,c-diamide adenosyltransferase gives MKIYTKTGDYGTTGLFGGTRVPKHHIRIDSYGTVDELNSWLGLIRDQDISPIYQQQLTSIQEHLFAVGAILATDPEKEILKNGQERLKITKVGTTEINFLEQVIDEMDSELPPMTHFILPGGHTTVSYCHIARTVCRRAERISTLLFQTEPFDKNVLSFINRLSDYLFVLARKLSYDLQADEIKWIPKKKD, from the coding sequence ATGAAAATATATACCAAAACAGGAGATTACGGCACTACCGGACTTTTTGGAGGCACCCGTGTACCTAAACATCATATTCGTATAGATAGTTATGGTACGGTAGATGAATTGAATTCTTGGCTAGGTCTTATTCGTGATCAAGACATCTCCCCTATTTATCAACAACAACTAACCTCTATTCAAGAGCATTTATTTGCTGTAGGGGCTATTTTAGCTACGGATCCAGAAAAAGAAATACTCAAAAATGGTCAAGAACGATTGAAAATAACAAAGGTAGGCACTACTGAAATCAATTTTTTAGAACAAGTCATAGATGAAATGGATAGCGAATTACCGCCTATGACTCATTTTATTCTTCCGGGTGGTCATACAACAGTGTCATACTGTCATATTGCCCGTACGGTTTGCAGAAGAGCCGAACGAATTTCAACTTTATTATTTCAAACAGAGCCATTTGATAAAAATGTACTATCTTTTATCAATAGGCTTTCAGATTATCTTTTTGTATTGGCACGAAAATTGTCTTATGATTTACAGGCGGATGAAATAAAATGGATTCCTAAAAAAAAGGACTAA